The window CACCGGACGCCGTCCTCGGCGTCGGGGTGGCGGTCCCGGGCCCCCTGGACTTCGCCGGGCCCGTGCGCAGTTCCGCCATCAACCTGCCCGGCTGGCGGGGGGTCGCCATCGCGGACATGCTCGCCGCCTCCACCGGGCTGCCGGTGCTCGTCGAGAACGACGCCACCGCCGCGGCCGTCGGCGACCTGTGGCGCTCGCGCCGGGTCGGTCGCAGCTTCCTGTACGTCCACGTGGGGGCCGGCATCGGCGGCGGGGTCGTCGTGCGCGACGAGGTGCTGCGCGGGGAGTCGGGCAACGCCGGCGAGATCGGGCACGTCGTCGTCGAACCCGACGGCCCGGCGTGCTCGTGCGGGGCCGGCGGCTGCCTGGAGGCCGTCGCGGCCCCCGCCGCCGTCGTGCGCCGCTACGCCGAACGGGTGGGAGTGGCCGCCGCGCGCCGCGCCGGGCTGCGGCTGGCCGAGCGCAGCGTCCTGGACGACCACGACCGCCTGGGGGTGCGGGCCGCCGCCGGGGACGAGGCCGCCGGGCAGGAGCTGCAGACGGCCGCCCGGGCCATCGGGCGCGTCGTGCTCGGGGTCGTCAACGTCGTCGACGTCAGCGAGGTCGTCCTGGGCGGCAGCGGCCTGCGGCACGCCGGGGAGCGGATCCGCGACGCCGTGCGCGCCGCGCTGGGCGTGGCCATGACCCGCGAGGTCCACCCCGTCGAGGTGCGCTTCAGCGACGCGGGGGAGCAGGCCGGGGCCCTGGGGGCGGCGAGCGCGGTCCTGCACGAGGCGCTGTCCTCGACGTGGGTGGGGGTCCACGTGCCGGCGCGGGAGATCGTCATCTCCCCGGTCGCGCCCGTGCACTGAGGGGGACTGCTGCGCGTTCTGGCAGGATGCCGCTCGGCTCCGAGGTCGTGGCCGCACTCAACGCTCAGCCGATCCCCGAGGTTCCGATGGCCGTCACCGCCACCCCGTCCGCGATCGACCGCTGGTTCGAGATCAGCGCTCGAGGCTCCACCGTCGGCCGCGAGGTCCG of the Kineococcus rhizosphaerae genome contains:
- a CDS encoding ROK family transcriptional regulator, whose amino-acid sequence is MRRGTNLPWVGDYNQAVVLDGVRRHPGTSRTDLALATGLTLQTVSNIVRRLLERGLVAEGEPLSRNGSRVGGKPRTALAVRSGAALAVGVQFEREHVDAVLLDLSGEVLAADREPLPDLPGSRERAVEVAVTHATGVVRRLIDTCGSPDAVLGVGVAVPGPLDFAGPVRSSAINLPGWRGVAIADMLAASTGLPVLVENDATAAAVGDLWRSRRVGRSFLYVHVGAGIGGGVVVRDEVLRGESGNAGEIGHVVVEPDGPACSCGAGGCLEAVAAPAAVVRRYAERVGVAAARRAGLRLAERSVLDDHDRLGVRAAAGDEAAGQELQTAARAIGRVVLGVVNVVDVSEVVLGGSGLRHAGERIRDAVRAALGVAMTREVHPVEVRFSDAGEQAGALGAASAVLHEALSSTWVGVHVPAREIVISPVAPVH